Proteins encoded in a region of the Pseudothermotoga elfii DSM 9442 = NBRC 107921 genome:
- a CDS encoding DUF438 domain-containing protein: protein MRDKKQIVEKLILKIYQNPKKEILIRHQLNKIFRELTPLDVLQIEKDLILMNLPKGVVELLCDVKLMKLLSIKKR, encoded by the coding sequence TTGAGGGATAAGAAACAAATTGTCGAAAAACTCATTTTAAAAATATATCAAAATCCAAAAAAAGAGATTCTCATCAGGCATCAACTCAACAAGATTTTTCGTGAGCTCACGCCTCTCGATGTTCTTCAAATAGAGAAAGATCTTATTTTAATGAATTTGCCAAAAGGTGTTGTAGAGCTTCTCTGTGATGTAAAATTAATGAAATTGCTTTCAATCAAAAAACGCTGA
- a CDS encoding Crp/Fnr family transcriptional regulator has protein sequence MNQLIEALAKTKLFKGLTIGEIEDLFKRSRPVLQKFARDEYIAHATETCDYLMLLLSGEVVTYMEDKEGKILQLETIKSPDVLASAVLFSTDAVLPVDIVAKTDCRILFIRKDKILDYCQRNEKFLKNLLCDMGDRLLFLAKKLHELTFGTLRSRIAKYIVQHAKEDEFILPVSKEELARFFAVPRPSVSRVFMQFEREGILIQNGRKIKILDRSSLEKLSEKLGDDYSYGEL, from the coding sequence ATGAATCAATTAATTGAGGCTCTGGCAAAGACAAAATTGTTCAAAGGTTTGACTATAGGTGAAATTGAAGACCTTTTTAAGAGGTCCCGGCCAGTTTTGCAAAAATTCGCCAGGGATGAATACATAGCTCATGCAACAGAAACTTGCGATTATCTGATGCTTCTTCTTTCAGGAGAAGTGGTTACTTACATGGAAGATAAAGAAGGAAAGATATTACAACTTGAGACTATCAAATCTCCAGACGTTCTTGCTTCTGCTGTACTTTTTTCAACTGATGCCGTCCTTCCTGTAGACATAGTTGCAAAGACAGATTGCAGGATTTTGTTTATCAGAAAAGATAAAATACTCGATTATTGTCAGAGAAACGAGAAATTTTTGAAAAACCTTCTTTGCGATATGGGAGATAGACTACTCTTTCTGGCAAAAAAACTTCACGAATTAACTTTTGGAACTCTGCGAAGCAGAATCGCAAAATACATTGTTCAACACGCAAAAGAAGATGAATTTATTTTGCCTGTTAGCAAGGAAGAATTAGCCAGATTTTTTGCTGTTCCACGACCATCTGTCTCGAGAGTGTTTATGCAGTTTGAGAGAGAAGGTATTCTTATTCAAAATGGCAGGAAAATAAAAATACTTGACAGATCTTCGCTCGAAAAACTTTCGGAAAAACTTGGAGATGATTATTCTTATGGTGAGCTTTGA
- a CDS encoding dienelactone hydrolase family protein, translated as MVSFEYSRKIPSFSSGYIMKGKNFRASVMKFPTLYEKPFPGTETVEVYQFEPKEKPVGSLMLLHGLGTINIPFLLWMAIHIASAGVTTFVPILPGNFTRTANGSVSGRDYFSADIEKMTRFWEHAVVDALTVLDLAKENNWWHNNNCLVGYCLGGMISVILTALSEDFDRTIVITSGGDVATLMWKSPTLAYFRRDIARGLGKESRMDDKKSLIENFKKDIDRLSSFSSIQQMLQSDIHPLLKIDPVAYAKYTQPQKMVFIEALFDRALPKETRKILWQALGKPKKYIIPTGHVTWLPFQYFLGSLVLKEMNIKELKRKFKLLEKPKIEEK; from the coding sequence ATGGTGAGCTTTGAATACAGCAGAAAAATACCATCATTTTCGAGTGGATACATAATGAAAGGGAAAAATTTCAGGGCATCTGTTATGAAATTCCCCACGCTGTACGAAAAACCTTTTCCGGGCACCGAAACTGTCGAAGTTTACCAATTTGAACCGAAAGAAAAACCCGTCGGCTCTTTGATGCTCCTTCATGGCCTTGGAACCATAAATATACCCTTTTTGCTGTGGATGGCAATACATATTGCAAGTGCTGGAGTAACAACTTTTGTTCCGATACTTCCGGGGAATTTCACACGTACGGCAAACGGTTCCGTAAGTGGTAGAGATTATTTTTCGGCTGACATCGAGAAAATGACACGTTTCTGGGAACACGCTGTAGTAGATGCTCTCACTGTACTCGATCTTGCCAAAGAAAACAACTGGTGGCATAACAACAATTGTTTGGTTGGTTATTGCCTGGGGGGAATGATTTCAGTAATTTTAACCGCCCTGAGTGAGGATTTTGACAGGACAATTGTCATAACCTCAGGTGGAGATGTTGCCACACTTATGTGGAAGTCACCAACCTTAGCTTACTTTAGAAGAGATATAGCCCGTGGTCTGGGCAAAGAAAGTAGAATGGATGACAAAAAATCATTGATAGAAAACTTTAAAAAAGATATTGACAGGCTTTCATCTTTTTCGAGCATTCAGCAGATGCTCCAATCAGACATCCATCCTTTATTAAAAATCGACCCTGTCGCATACGCCAAGTACACTCAACCTCAAAAAATGGTTTTCATAGAAGCCCTTTTTGACCGTGCTCTTCCCAAAGAAACAAGGAAAATCTTATGGCAGGCGCTTGGAAAACCGAAAAAATACATTATCCCAACCGGTCATGTGACATGGCTACCTTTTCAATATTTTCTTGGAAGCCTTGTTCTCAAAGAAATGAACATAAAAGAATTGAAGAGAAAATTCAAACTTCTCGAAAAACCAAAAATAGAAGAAAAGTAA
- the asd gene encoding aspartate-semialdehyde dehydrogenase, translated as MKVAILGATGLVGQRFVQLLSNHPFFEITALAASDNSVGKKYREAVQWRLNVPVAEKAGDMVLKKCTPDIDCDYVFSALPSDVAGEIEEEFANAGYIVFSNAASHRMDEDVPLIIPEVNLDHLKITETQKRKGKIITNPNCSTIGFTMVLKPIMDRFGIEEANVVTMQAISGAGYPGVPSMDIIDNIVPFIKNEEEKIMTESKKILGRLKDGKIYPANLDIFAQCNRVAVVDGHMLSVTIKTQEKATLSEIVRAFEDFQPLKGMYLPTAPEKPVFYLTGVDSPQPKLHRDLGGGMSVSVGRLKQYSNKQFGLVALVHNTIRGAAGCAVLNAEIYNIFRG; from the coding sequence ATGAAGGTAGCTATTCTTGGTGCAACAGGGCTTGTTGGACAGAGATTTGTTCAATTGCTTTCAAATCATCCATTTTTTGAGATAACAGCTCTGGCAGCTTCTGATAATTCTGTGGGAAAAAAGTACAGAGAAGCAGTTCAATGGCGCTTGAATGTTCCTGTAGCCGAAAAAGCAGGAGATATGGTTTTAAAAAAATGCACACCTGATATAGATTGTGATTATGTGTTTTCTGCTTTGCCTTCAGATGTTGCAGGCGAAATTGAGGAGGAATTTGCAAACGCAGGATACATTGTTTTCTCAAATGCCGCGAGCCATAGAATGGACGAGGATGTACCTCTAATTATCCCTGAAGTTAATCTGGATCATTTGAAAATAACCGAAACTCAAAAGAGAAAAGGAAAAATAATTACCAACCCCAATTGCTCAACGATAGGTTTTACAATGGTTCTTAAACCCATAATGGATAGATTCGGTATAGAAGAGGCAAATGTTGTCACAATGCAGGCTATTTCTGGCGCGGGATATCCCGGTGTACCATCTATGGATATAATTGACAATATTGTGCCGTTCATAAAAAATGAGGAAGAAAAAATCATGACCGAATCAAAAAAAATACTTGGCAGATTGAAAGATGGAAAAATATACCCGGCGAATCTCGATATTTTCGCACAGTGCAACAGGGTAGCCGTTGTTGACGGTCATATGCTATCTGTAACTATCAAAACTCAGGAAAAGGCCACTTTAAGTGAAATTGTGAGAGCTTTTGAAGATTTTCAACCACTTAAAGGAATGTATCTTCCAACCGCACCTGAAAAACCTGTTTTTTATTTGACAGGAGTTGATTCTCCGCAGCCGAAGTTGCACAGAGATCTTGGTGGTGGAATGAGTGTCAGTGTTGGCAGGTTGAAACAGTATTCGAACAAACAGTTTGGGCTCGTTGCTCTTGTTCATAATACAATCAGAGGGGCTGCCGGGTGTGCAGTTCTCAATGCAGAGATTTATAATATTTTCAGGGGATAA
- a CDS encoding methylenetetrahydrofolate reductase, giving the protein MKVIDCVKKGQILSIEILPPNRGQNIEEIYAVLDELMNFPISFINVTKHAPEMTYLELEDGIVKVPKVKRPGTVGMTAALMNRYNIDVVPHVLCFGMNKYQIEDMLIDLHLIGVRNLFVIRGEYENQTIEEKDSYSHASDLVKQISNMNMGEYLYPCENAKPTDFCIGVAGYPEKHFEAPNIEEDMRYLKKKIESGADYVITQMIFDFDVYKKFVERARQLSINVPIIPGVKPVVSLKSIYTIPRKFFVNIPESFVKQMQEAKTHREEFQIGTKYMAKLVEKLLSSGAPGVHVFTMGRGQSTKALLEAVFNR; this is encoded by the coding sequence ATGAAAGTGATTGATTGTGTGAAAAAAGGTCAGATACTCTCAATAGAAATCTTGCCGCCAAACAGAGGACAGAATATAGAAGAAATATACGCTGTTTTGGATGAACTGATGAACTTTCCAATATCATTTATCAATGTTACAAAACATGCTCCAGAGATGACATATTTGGAGCTCGAAGATGGGATTGTAAAGGTTCCCAAAGTAAAACGCCCGGGAACCGTGGGAATGACCGCCGCACTTATGAACAGGTACAATATTGATGTTGTTCCACATGTTTTGTGCTTTGGGATGAACAAATACCAGATAGAGGATATGTTGATAGACCTCCACTTGATAGGCGTTCGGAATTTATTTGTCATTAGAGGCGAGTACGAGAATCAGACGATAGAGGAAAAAGATAGCTACTCGCATGCCTCAGATTTGGTGAAACAGATTTCAAATATGAATATGGGAGAATATCTTTATCCATGTGAAAATGCGAAACCAACAGATTTTTGCATAGGTGTTGCGGGTTATCCTGAAAAGCATTTTGAAGCACCAAATATAGAAGAAGATATGAGGTATTTAAAGAAAAAGATCGAATCTGGTGCCGATTATGTAATCACACAAATGATTTTTGATTTTGATGTTTACAAAAAATTTGTGGAGCGTGCACGGCAGCTTTCAATAAATGTTCCTATTATTCCTGGGGTAAAACCCGTTGTAAGCTTGAAATCTATTTACACTATACCAAGAAAATTTTTCGTTAATATACCAGAATCATTTGTTAAGCAGATGCAAGAAGCAAAGACACATAGAGAAGAATTTCAGATTGGAACAAAGTATATGGCAAAACTGGTTGAGAAGCTTTTGAGTTCCGGAGCTCCAGGTGTGCATGTTTTTACAATGGGAAGAGGGCAATCCACAAAAGCCTTGCTCGAGGCTGTTTTCAATAGATAA
- a CDS encoding UPF0280 family protein, whose product MNRFYRSWHSKRFKSFTVVYRESDLWIGVDVYDESMKNGVYQSLIEIHSQIRECISRYPKFLVSFKPVDISSESGVIKRMLSASKLAGVGPMASIAGAIADEIGDLLIERYGCKEVLIENGGDIFVKNIEPVVVSVYAGNSVLSGKIGLEIPPGRWGICTSSGTVGHSISFGNADAVTVVSETAAVADAFATSYCNRVKKEEDIGNLLNKALNEYVLTVLVIYGDKFGLIGEHELRLIEREEDGVHESD is encoded by the coding sequence ATGAATAGATTTTATAGAAGCTGGCATTCAAAAAGATTCAAAAGTTTCACGGTTGTTTACAGGGAGTCCGATTTATGGATTGGTGTTGATGTATATGACGAAAGTATGAAAAACGGCGTTTATCAATCACTCATTGAGATACACTCTCAGATCAGAGAATGTATTTCGAGGTATCCAAAGTTTTTAGTTTCCTTCAAGCCAGTAGATATAAGTAGTGAATCAGGTGTTATAAAAAGAATGCTTTCAGCATCAAAACTTGCCGGGGTGGGTCCTATGGCTTCTATTGCAGGAGCGATTGCTGATGAAATTGGAGATTTGTTGATAGAAAGATATGGCTGCAAAGAAGTTTTAATCGAAAACGGGGGAGATATATTTGTAAAAAATATTGAGCCGGTAGTGGTATCTGTATATGCTGGAAATTCAGTTCTGTCTGGCAAAATTGGGCTTGAGATTCCACCGGGGCGATGGGGGATATGTACCTCTTCGGGCACTGTTGGACATTCAATAAGTTTTGGCAACGCTGATGCAGTGACAGTTGTTTCGGAAACGGCAGCTGTTGCCGATGCTTTTGCAACATCGTATTGTAACAGAGTAAAAAAGGAAGAAGATATTGGCAATCTTCTGAACAAGGCTCTAAATGAATATGTATTGACTGTTCTGGTTATTTATGGGGATAAATTCGGTCTAATAGGAGAACACGAGCTTAGATTGATTGAGCGTGAAGAGGATGGTGTTCATGAAAGTGATTGA
- a CDS encoding homocysteine biosynthesis protein: MKTVEQINEKIKRGEAVVMTAEEVVQLARESSVKEVAKKVDVVTTATFAPMCSSGAFINFGHTMPPMRMEKIQLSGVDVYGGLAAVDGYVGATQESQEDKTFGGAHIIEALIKGKNLQLKTSGKGTDCYPRKQFEGYINKEVINDFFLFNPRNAYQNYAAATNSSDLTIYTYMGKLLPNFGNVTYSTSGELSPLLKDPNMYTIGLGTRIFLCGTDGYVIWPGTQFRNDVETNRYGVPISAARTISVIGDAKKMNHRYIKAAYFKGYGVTLFVGIGVPIPILNEEIAFFASLGNEQIETEVKDYGKEGRPTLMRVNYAQLRSGYIEIGGKKVKTSSISSLSMAREIAAVLKTWIESGTFLITSPVQLFNEERSIKSLKEVSAKIEKEDKPECVDCGACVSLCPFDALLLVDGKFTFLREKCTMCLQCSDACPVGVKLPPDE; this comes from the coding sequence GTGAAAACAGTTGAGCAAATTAATGAGAAGATCAAGCGTGGAGAAGCAGTTGTTATGACAGCTGAAGAAGTAGTTCAGCTTGCCAGAGAATCATCCGTAAAAGAAGTGGCAAAAAAAGTCGATGTCGTGACCACGGCGACTTTCGCACCGATGTGTTCAAGTGGAGCTTTTATAAATTTCGGGCACACAATGCCACCTATGCGCATGGAAAAAATCCAATTATCTGGTGTTGATGTTTACGGAGGTCTGGCCGCGGTAGATGGATATGTAGGAGCTACTCAGGAATCTCAGGAAGATAAAACATTTGGTGGTGCCCATATAATAGAAGCCTTGATTAAAGGGAAAAATTTGCAACTGAAAACTTCTGGAAAAGGCACAGATTGTTATCCAAGAAAACAGTTTGAAGGTTATATAAACAAGGAGGTTATAAATGATTTCTTCCTTTTTAATCCGAGAAATGCTTATCAAAATTACGCTGCTGCGACGAACAGCTCTGATTTAACTATATATACCTATATGGGAAAGTTGCTGCCAAATTTTGGGAATGTGACTTACTCAACATCAGGAGAATTAAGTCCCCTGCTGAAAGATCCAAATATGTACACAATAGGTTTAGGAACAAGAATCTTTTTATGCGGTACAGATGGCTATGTAATATGGCCAGGTACTCAGTTTAGAAATGATGTTGAGACTAACAGATATGGAGTACCAATTAGTGCAGCAAGAACTATTTCTGTAATTGGGGATGCCAAGAAAATGAATCATAGATACATAAAGGCTGCATATTTCAAAGGTTATGGTGTGACTCTGTTTGTAGGGATAGGAGTACCAATTCCAATTTTGAATGAGGAAATAGCCTTTTTTGCTTCGCTCGGAAACGAACAAATAGAGACAGAAGTGAAAGATTATGGAAAAGAAGGCAGGCCAACCCTCATGCGTGTTAATTATGCTCAGCTCAGAAGTGGCTATATAGAAATTGGAGGAAAAAAAGTGAAAACATCATCCATATCAAGCTTGAGCATGGCCCGCGAAATAGCAGCTGTATTGAAAACATGGATTGAAAGTGGCACTTTTTTGATAACCAGTCCTGTTCAATTGTTCAACGAAGAGAGATCCATTAAAAGCCTTAAGGAAGTTTCTGCCAAGATTGAGAAAGAAGATAAACCAGAATGTGTTGACTGTGGTGCATGCGTGAGTTTATGCCCTTTCGACGCACTTTTGCTTGTAGATGGAAAGTTCACTTTCCTCAGGGAGAAATGTACCATGTGTTTACAGTGTTCTGATGCATGCCCGGTGGGAGTGAAATTACCTCCAGATGAATAG
- a CDS encoding aspartate kinase, giving the protein MKKVVLKFGGSSLKNKDDLSKIFEVVRMYDRSFILVVSAVNGVTNSLIRALKVIKDIDIDEFLFDLYSIYQNFLDREYSDLKERVYQIRDLLMGAKLIGRVPDFVYDHVVSHGERCSSLLLSHYFNDHGLQCEEALPEQFGLLTDGRFKSASIDLYTSEKNLKDFFKDNKNYIVPGFYGIYEGEITILGRGGSDYSATSIAYCIDAERVDLYKDVSGFMTCDPKCVDGVQPVSRLTYDEAAELSYFGAKILHHSAVDPVKKKNIPLYIYNINSFRSIENPDTVISSSGSVTDEIIKSISFTDDIAIIQFKGPNVGRVPGLLGQIASNFGNEGINIKSVVTSQTSINVLISHQDIEKCRKITSKMKISEVENICYKEKISLIAAVGDGILKKHGVAARIFSAVSKQCINVQMISAGASDVTIYFLVDTRDRDNALRAIHKEFFGGERCENS; this is encoded by the coding sequence ATGAAAAAAGTTGTGCTCAAATTTGGTGGCTCAAGTTTGAAAAATAAAGATGATCTTTCGAAAATTTTTGAGGTTGTCAGGATGTACGACAGATCTTTTATTTTAGTGGTCTCTGCAGTTAATGGTGTGACAAATTCTTTAATCAGGGCGTTGAAAGTCATTAAAGACATAGATATCGATGAATTTCTTTTTGATTTATATTCGATTTATCAAAATTTTCTGGATAGAGAATATTCCGACTTAAAAGAAAGGGTTTATCAGATAAGAGATCTGCTGATGGGAGCAAAATTAATTGGGCGAGTACCAGATTTTGTTTATGACCATGTCGTCAGTCATGGAGAAAGGTGTTCTTCTCTGCTCCTGAGCCATTATTTTAATGATCACGGGCTTCAATGTGAAGAAGCCCTACCAGAGCAATTTGGATTGTTAACAGATGGAAGATTTAAGAGCGCGTCGATTGATTTATATACCAGTGAGAAAAATCTAAAAGATTTTTTTAAGGACAACAAGAATTATATAGTTCCAGGTTTTTACGGCATTTATGAAGGAGAAATCACGATTCTTGGCCGCGGGGGAAGTGATTATTCAGCAACTTCCATAGCTTACTGTATAGATGCAGAAAGGGTTGATTTATACAAAGATGTTTCTGGATTCATGACGTGCGATCCAAAATGTGTTGATGGAGTTCAGCCGGTGAGCAGGCTTACCTATGATGAGGCAGCAGAATTATCTTATTTTGGTGCCAAAATACTTCATCATTCTGCAGTTGATCCTGTTAAGAAAAAAAACATCCCACTTTACATTTACAATATAAATTCCTTCAGATCGATCGAAAATCCAGACACAGTAATATCATCCAGCGGATCAGTCACAGATGAAATAATTAAAAGTATATCTTTCACTGATGATATAGCGATCATTCAATTCAAAGGGCCCAATGTTGGGCGTGTTCCTGGTCTTCTTGGACAGATTGCCTCTAATTTTGGAAATGAAGGAATAAACATAAAATCTGTTGTGACTTCCCAGACGAGCATAAACGTTCTCATCTCTCATCAGGATATAGAAAAATGCCGCAAAATAACATCCAAGATGAAAATAAGCGAAGTCGAAAATATATGCTATAAAGAAAAGATTTCTCTTATTGCAGCAGTTGGTGACGGGATTCTAAAAAAGCATGGCGTTGCTGCGAGGATTTTCTCTGCTGTCTCCAAGCAATGCATAAATGTACAAATGATATCTGCGGGTGCCTCAGACGTAACTATCTATTTTCTGGTAGACACCAGAGATAGAGACAATGCTTTAAGGGCTATTCATAAGGAATTTTTTGGAGGTGAGAGATGTGAAAACAGTTGA
- a CDS encoding homocysteine S-methyltransferase family protein, with product MRRNEFFQLLQERVLFLDGAYGTEFFKRGVNGLIELLNIEDPEEVQKLHREYIEAGSDIILTNTFSANRLKLRAYNLEKDLERININAVKIAKSVSGGKFVFGDISSTGNFISPLGDLDFEEAYEVFKEQASLLIEAGVDGIILETMSDLKELKAAIIAVRDLSHEIPLIAHMTFEADGKTVSGTSVEIFATLMNDLDVDVVGINCSLEPDEMLPVFTKLSELSMKPLCVEPNAGKPILKKGRLSYKTTPKEFAVYMADFIELGANIVGGCCGTGPEHIKVMCKYISNQKPRKRQVKREQYLSSRTILRPTDTFLVIGERINASGKKKLQAKIQQMDFSQVVELSQLQEQEGCDAIDLNFGIEKLLTHDHFRRAIVELDKRSSLPVSFDIQNLHFLESAMREYAGRGLINSAFAREDHLEERIRLLKKYGGMLIVLAMEKHVPETAQQRFKIAMKTAEFLKDHDVDLERVYFDPLVLPAGAKNDYHATLKAIELMNRAGLKTSIGLSNLSFGLANRESVNAAFLALCIEKGLSAAILNSAEATTMNVLRGALQLKGKEPAKTEQVIEDELVKLIVSGQKEKLMNFVKDSLKEKEPLYISQNMLARAMEQIGTLYSKGIIYLPHLILASETVQPAFDYLNNLLGEAQAKLGKVLLATVQGDIHDIGKRIVATVLKSGGFEVYDVGKDVPAQKILSECERLKPDIVGLSAMMTTTVGQVKEVSDLLKKNNVRVVVIAGGASMNEQLANQFGVLYAKDALKALEICKKIVRKENER from the coding sequence ATGAGAAGAAATGAATTTTTTCAGTTGCTCCAGGAGAGAGTTTTGTTTCTTGATGGTGCATATGGGACAGAGTTTTTTAAAAGAGGAGTAAACGGGTTAATTGAGCTTTTGAATATTGAGGATCCAGAAGAGGTTCAAAAGCTTCACAGAGAATATATAGAAGCAGGCTCGGACATAATATTGACAAATACATTCAGCGCCAACAGGCTCAAATTGCGTGCTTACAATTTGGAAAAGGATTTAGAAAGGATTAATATTAACGCAGTTAAGATTGCAAAATCTGTTTCTGGTGGAAAATTTGTTTTCGGCGATATATCTTCTACAGGAAATTTCATAAGTCCCCTCGGAGATCTCGATTTTGAAGAGGCTTACGAGGTTTTTAAAGAGCAGGCTTCTTTACTTATAGAAGCTGGTGTGGATGGAATAATATTAGAAACGATGTCAGATCTAAAAGAGCTTAAAGCTGCTATTATCGCAGTTCGTGATTTATCCCATGAAATACCTCTGATAGCACATATGACTTTCGAAGCAGATGGAAAAACAGTCAGTGGAACCTCCGTAGAGATTTTCGCAACTCTCATGAATGACCTCGATGTTGATGTGGTTGGCATAAACTGTTCACTTGAACCAGATGAAATGTTGCCTGTTTTCACTAAGCTATCGGAGCTTTCCATGAAACCACTTTGTGTTGAGCCGAATGCAGGAAAGCCCATTCTCAAGAAAGGCAGACTCAGCTATAAAACCACTCCGAAAGAATTTGCCGTTTATATGGCAGATTTTATTGAACTTGGGGCAAATATCGTAGGAGGTTGTTGCGGTACCGGTCCTGAACATATAAAGGTTATGTGCAAATATATAAGCAATCAAAAACCCCGAAAAAGACAAGTTAAGAGAGAACAATATCTTTCTTCAAGAACTATCTTGAGACCTACTGACACATTTTTAGTAATAGGTGAGAGAATCAACGCAAGTGGAAAAAAAAAGCTGCAAGCCAAGATTCAGCAGATGGATTTTTCGCAAGTTGTTGAACTCTCTCAACTTCAGGAGCAGGAAGGTTGCGATGCTATAGACTTGAATTTTGGGATAGAAAAACTGTTAACTCACGATCATTTTAGACGAGCAATTGTAGAACTTGACAAAAGATCTTCACTCCCTGTTTCGTTCGATATACAGAATCTCCACTTCCTCGAAAGTGCAATGAGAGAATATGCTGGAAGAGGGTTGATCAACTCAGCTTTTGCAAGAGAAGATCATCTCGAAGAACGAATAAGACTTTTAAAAAAATATGGCGGTATGTTGATTGTGCTTGCCATGGAAAAGCATGTACCTGAAACAGCTCAGCAGAGATTTAAAATTGCTATGAAAACTGCTGAATTTCTGAAAGATCATGATGTTGATCTTGAGAGGGTCTATTTTGATCCACTGGTGCTACCTGCTGGCGCAAAAAATGATTATCATGCAACTTTAAAAGCAATTGAACTCATGAACCGGGCTGGTTTGAAAACATCAATAGGTCTTTCAAACCTGAGTTTTGGGCTTGCTAACAGAGAGAGTGTCAATGCAGCTTTTCTCGCATTGTGTATCGAAAAAGGATTGAGTGCGGCTATATTGAATAGTGCGGAAGCAACAACAATGAATGTCCTTCGTGGCGCATTGCAACTTAAAGGAAAAGAGCCTGCAAAAACAGAGCAGGTGATAGAAGATGAACTGGTGAAGTTAATAGTGAGCGGGCAAAAAGAAAAATTGATGAATTTTGTGAAAGATTCGCTGAAAGAAAAAGAGCCTCTTTATATAAGTCAAAATATGCTTGCCAGGGCAATGGAGCAGATAGGGACTCTTTATTCCAAGGGTATTATTTACCTTCCTCATTTGATTCTGGCTTCTGAAACAGTTCAGCCAGCTTTTGATTATCTGAACAACCTTCTTGGCGAAGCTCAGGCAAAGCTTGGCAAGGTATTGCTTGCTACTGTTCAGGGGGATATACACGATATTGGAAAAAGAATTGTGGCGACTGTTTTAAAGAGCGGTGGATTTGAAGTTTACGATGTTGGGAAAGATGTACCAGCTCAAAAGATCCTCTCGGAGTGCGAGCGTTTAAAACCTGATATAGTTGGCCTTTCTGCTATGATGACAACCACTGTTGGACAAGTAAAAGAGGTTTCTGATTTGCTCAAAAAGAACAACGTGCGCGTTGTAGTAATAGCTGGTGGTGCTTCAATGAATGAGCAACTTGCGAACCAATTTGGTGTATTGTATGCAAAAGATGCCCTCAAGGCACTGGAAATATGTAAAAAAATAGTCAGAAAGGAAAATGAAAGATGA
- a CDS encoding methionine synthase: protein MVHTYKPEKEECMPDKRIFLARAGAKYSTLARDQLIKKINSLFLEAYDQIDPVVWYSFFEKSELPKELIPDTFENVGKITIFLSTLGKKIDMLIEYYSDSGKTFESLIIDSWASESLEKLNENVDRKFREQFGAGTMRFSPGYGNVDMRMNKYIVERLLRADQVKVLESGVMIPRKTTTCMIGWLSV from the coding sequence ATGGTACATACATACAAGCCTGAGAAAGAAGAATGTATGCCAGACAAAAGAATATTTCTTGCCAGAGCGGGTGCTAAATACTCGACGTTGGCAAGAGACCAGCTGATCAAGAAGATAAATTCACTGTTTCTGGAAGCATATGATCAGATAGATCCTGTTGTGTGGTATTCATTCTTCGAAAAATCAGAGCTTCCAAAAGAGCTCATCCCAGATACCTTCGAAAATGTGGGAAAGATTACGATTTTTTTGTCGACTCTTGGAAAAAAGATAGATATGCTGATCGAATATTATTCAGATTCTGGTAAAACCTTTGAATCTCTAATAATAGATTCATGGGCTTCTGAATCTCTCGAAAAGCTCAATGAGAATGTGGACAGAAAATTCAGGGAGCAATTTGGAGCTGGCACAATGAGATTTTCACCTGGTTACGGCAATGTTGATATGCGTATGAATAAATACATAGTTGAAAGACTTTTGAGGGCAGATCAGGTGAAAGTTCTTGAGAGTGGTGTAATGATTCCAAGAAAGACTACAACTTGCATGATAGGGTGGTTAAGTGTATGA